A genomic stretch from Mus pahari chromosome 6, PAHARI_EIJ_v1.1, whole genome shotgun sequence includes:
- the Rps6 gene encoding 40S ribosomal protein S6, with protein sequence MKLNISFPATGCQKLIEVDDERKLRTFYEKRMATEVAADALGEEWKGYVVRISGGNDKQGFPMKQGVLTHGRVRLLLSKGHSCYRPRRTGERKRKSVRGCIVDANLSVLNLVIVKKGEKDIPGLTDTTVPRRLGPKRASRIRKLFNLSKEDDVRQYVVRKPLNKEGKKPRTKAPKIQRLVTPRVLQHKRRRIALKKQRTKKNKEEAAEYAKLLAKRMKEAKEKRQEQIAKRRRLSSLRASTSKSESSQK encoded by the exons ATGAAG CTGAACATCTCCTTCCCCGCCACCGGCTGTCAGAAGCTCATCGAGGTGGATGACGAGCGCAAGCTCCGCACCTTCTATGAGAAGCGCATGGCCACGGAAGTGGCCGCTGATGCGCTCGGCGAAGAGTGGAAG GGTTATGTGGTCCGGATCAGCGGTGGGAATGACAAGCAAGGTTTTCCCATGAAGCAAGGTGTTCTGACCCATGGCAGAGTGCGTCTGCTGTTGAGTAAGGGGCATTCCTGTTACAGACCAAGGAGAACTGGGGAGAGGAAGCGCAAGTCTGTTCGCGGATGCATTGTGGACGCTAATCTCAGTGTTCTCAACTTGGTTATTGTGAAGAAAG GAGAGAAGGATATTCCTGGACTGACAGATACTACTGTGCCTCGTCGGTTGGGACCTAAAAGAGCTAGCAGAATCCGAAAGCTTTTTAATCTCTCCAAAGAAGATGATGTCCGCCAGTATGTTGTCAGGAAGCCCTTAAACAAAGAAG GtaagaagcccaggaccaaagCACCCAAGATTCAGCGTCTTGTTACTCCACGTGTCCTGCAACACAAACGCCGGCGTATTGCTCTGAAGAAACAACGCACTAAGAAAAACAAGGAGGAGGCTGCAGAATACGCCAAACTTTTGGCCAAGAGAATGAAG gaagccaaagaaaagcgcCAGGAACAGATTGCCAAGAGACGTAGGCTGTCCTCGCTGAGAGCTTCTACTTCTAAGTCTGAATCCAGTCAAAAATGA